The genomic window tgttttcttttttagttttttcttcttttttagttttttcttttttcttttttttgtttatgttttttttcttttttaggtttttcagttttttagttttttctttttttaattttattcttttttagtttttcttttttttagttttgtggcttttttattttttttttagctttttttctttttagttttttaccttttttctttttttagtttttttaaggttttttctttttctttttttaattttttcttttgtttcttttttatttttttttagttttttcttttttaattttttattgaattttttttttagttttttagttttagtttttttttttttttctttatagcttttttttctcataccATCTCAAATTATCTCATACCATACCAAATtggaatatataatatttaagttACGGCTACTCAAGATTGCAAAAATAGCGCAGCAGTGAAAGTAAAGTGACGTTATCAGTTAAAATGATGACAAAAATGGGacattggcaaaaaatgcagGCCCAACACGAGGTCATTAGGCGTATAGAAGCTTCATTAATGcgataaaatgagaaaaatcatgacgtcatattcaatTACAGATATCATAGTAGCAGGGATCATGACGTCACATTCACAATATAAGATGATAACCCAAATTAAAACAGTTATTATAAAAAGATGTCTTATCAAGTTAAAGTTGATCTAGGACAGGAGAAAAACTGTccagatttgaaaaacaatgacgCTTATAATAATGATCTATATAATTCAGATGATATAACTGAAGTCATTCCAAGTTCTGAGGAGCTTGCAGAAGATAAAAAGGATGAAGGAAATAAATACTACAACCAGAAGGATTATAGAAGAGCTCTTGACTGTTATGCCAAAGCCATTGAGCTGTATCCGTGTGCTCCTTATTATAACAATCGTGCTGCTTGTTATATGATGCTGGGAATGTATTCCCAGGCACTTCAAGATGCCAGAGAAAGTATCAAATGTGAGCCTTCTTCTACGAAGGGTCATTTAAGAATGGGAAAATGCTCCTTGGTGATGGGTGATGTAGTCACTGCAGAAAGAAGTTTTGTCAAAGTAAAAGAACTAGAACCTACAAATAGTATTATTGACACTGAGCTTAGAACTATTGATACCCTTTATAAAATAGACAAAGATCTAAATAAAGCTGTTGAAATTCAAGACTATAGAAAGGCTTTATATTGTTCTGAGAGAGCCTTGGACATTGCTATGTATTGCCGAAGATACAAAGTAAAGAAAGCCGAGTCCTTGATGCACCTTGGGCGACATCGGGAAGCTGCAAAAATCGTTAATGACATACTAAGATCAGATAGCACAGATGTTGACTCATTGCTGGTCTGTGGAATGTGCTTATATTATCAAGATAAAATTGATTTGGCTCTTCCTTATTTCCAGCAAGTACTCCGATTAGCACCCGATTATGATAAAGCCAGAGAAACTTATAAGAAAGCAAAGCGGCTGATGACGAAGAAAGAGGAAGGAAATATAGCATTTAAACAAGGCAAATTAAAAGAAGCTCTCACTAGCTATTCAGAAACACTCGCCATCGATCCCGTTAATAAGCTGGTCAACTCTAAAGTATATTATAATAGAGCTCTTGTCTATTCTACGTTCGGAAATCACTCTCAAACAGTTGACGAATGTTCCGCGGCTCTGAACTTGAATAATGGTTACATCAAAGCATTACTATTGAGAGCAAAATCCTACAGAAGTCTTGAAAAACATGAAGAATGTGTCAGAGACTATGAAGCAtgtatgaaactagaaaaaaatgcaaatagagAAACCCAAAGACTATTGCACGAGGCAAAAATAGCATTGAAAAAGTCCAAGCAAAAAGATTACTATAAGATtcttggagtaaaaaaaaatgccaacaaCGATGAAATTAAGAAGGCTTACAAGAAACAAGCACTTCTTCATCATCCTGACCGATATTCTTCTGCGACAGAAGAGGAGCGGAAGAAACATGAAGATAATTTCAAGGAACTTGGAGAAGCTTACACAGTTCTCTCTAACCCTATTAGTAAATCTCGGTATGACGAAGTTTACGAAGATAAAGAAGCTCAATTCAATCTAATTGATGAAGAAGCTGAATTGTTAAGGGCTTTCTTTAAAAGTGGCCCAAGTCCGTCTTATAGATTTCGCTTTGGTTGAGGTGGTGGATTTTATTATGGTGGATTCaccttccagttaaaaaaaaaacaaattctgaaTCGccttattctatttttaataaatgctGTTTAAAC from Artemia franciscana chromosome 10, ASM3288406v1, whole genome shotgun sequence includes these protein-coding regions:
- the LOC136032394 gene encoding dnaJ homolog subfamily C member 7-like; the encoded protein is MSYQVKVDLGQEKNCPDLKNNDAYNNDLYNSDDITEVIPSSEELAEDKKDEGNKYYNQKDYRRALDCYAKAIELYPCAPYYNNRAACYMMLGMYSQALQDARESIKCEPSSTKGHLRMGKCSLVMGDVVTAERSFVKVKELEPTNSIIDTELRTIDTLYKIDKDLNKAVEIQDYRKALYCSERALDIAMYCRRYKVKKAESLMHLGRHREAAKIVNDILRSDSTDVDSLLVCGMCLYYQDKIDLALPYFQQVLRLAPDYDKARETYKKAKRLMTKKEEGNIAFKQGKLKEALTSYSETLAIDPVNKLVNSKVYYNRALVYSTFGNHSQTVDECSAALNLNNGYIKALLLRAKSYRSLEKHEECVRDYEACMKLEKNANRETQRLLHEAKIALKKSKQKDYYKILGVKKNANNDEIKKAYKKQALLHHPDRYSSATEEERKKHEDNFKELGEAYTVLSNPISKSRYDEVYEDKEAQFNLIDEEAELLRAFFKSGPSPSYRFRFG